The stretch of DNA CATTAATTCACCACCCTTCCCGCCTTCATTGATCGCCAAAAAATTTGCTCAATCTTCATCTTCATGTGAGTTCTTTCAACTATTTTAAGTCTGACTGTTCTTATTCAGCTTAAAGATTGAATCTTTTATTTGTTCTTTATCTATCCTGCTTAGGTAATGAGTGGACCGATCTTTATGAATTCTTGTGTGCTTTTCCTCATATTTATTGAAATTGGGctgctaaaatttaaaattgcaGTAGGGATGGTGGTGTCGAGGTACATTGCAGATGGAACGTGCTTATAGAAAGTGAATTAATCTTGACGAGGGAAAGCCGTCGTTGTATTCATTCTTTCTCGCATTGTAaaatgcacgtaatataatttaaatagatTTTCTCTTGATATTCTGGTGTTTAGCTGATTTGGTAACTTTTTGCGGTAGATTGGATGTCTGACCTTGATTGTGGCAATCCATATTATGATTTAGTTTCCACCATGGATATCAACAAGTATGGTCCAAGTACTCTCAAATCCTGCTCTGTTTTCCCTTCACAAAATTATCTAACTCTAAACGTGTTTCTTTTGACATTTCAGTTCATGTTTTTAAGTCCTTGGTACTGATGCCTGTGATAAATTCTCTTCAAGAACGCTGAATAGATTTCTGCTTTAACATTGTACTGAAAACACCAGTTCCTAAGGATTATTAAGCCTCAAGAATCATGTGCTCACGAGTATTTTATTTAGTGTTTTTAGTTTTTGTGGATGATTCTCTAGATCCAATAATTATATTTCAAGGTCGTGACTTGGTGTGTTCATGTTTATCAGACACTTTCTTCAGACATTAGTATCACTAATACTTTCTGAATGATTTAAACTTTTGGTCAAGATGGGCAAGTAGCCTTTTTGTCAATGAGAGTGTCACATTTCAATCTGGCGGTGATGGCAACCTTTTCACAGTATGTTATAGGGAGGCACCGCAGTTATGTGTGGGGAGCAGAACAATCAAGGCTAATTCATTAAATGTCGGAACTGGATCTGGAGGCTATGAAGAAAATCAAGAACACCGCAAAGAAAGTTTCTCCAGTGGCGGAGCTCACATTAATCCTTCATCTAAAATGTTTGTGATCTTTGGGTGTTTTTTCTTTAATAATATTCAGTTAGCGCTGAGATTATTTGTAGGAAAAAGTCTTGCGAAATTGATGGCATGGTCGAATAAAATCTTGAAAGACTCATTCTTCTGAAAAATAGTCTCTTCGCCAATTATACTAGATGTGTTATGGATTGCTGGGGAGTGAAGTATCTGGCTTTTTCCTTGTTTTTACTCATTCTCATATACAAGCTCATTttgtattaataataataatcactCATTGATGCAAAATCGGACATTCTTATGACATTACCCACTTTAACTACTTCATAAGCTGAATCAAAAATGAAAGTTAACAATCCAGAgagtaattatttttaattgagattcatgtataaaaaataaatatacatatcTTAGTGTCAGTAAAACCCTGTTTCTTATgtcaatttttttcttcttaCAAATCGGCACGTGCACGTGTATTTGTTAAGGATGATCCAACAGTAATTCTGTCCTTGTCTTGTCTAATATAATTAACTTTTCATGAATGGCAGTGAGGCATCTCCTGATCGAATCCCTTATCCTATCTCAATTGCTCTTGTTCTTTTTGTGTGCGGTTTGGTATTTTTACTGATTGCCTTTGGGAGAGGGCCTTCATCAATATTGCCAGCAATCGCAAAATCAGGATTCACTGCTGCATTTTCTTTGATATTTGTTTCTGAGATAGGAGACAAGGTAAAACACAGCGAAATTTGAAGTAAGTTTCATATGTACATATTACTGAACGTATGCTAGCATAGAACAGAAATAAGTAGAAAGTTCATTAACTAAAAGCAAAATTAGCCCATATTCAGCtgcttttaattttctttttcgttTAGGCAAACTATCAGGTACATTAGCTTCAATAAAATACAAAATGCATTCTCTTCATGCTTGTGGTGAATTATGGCGTAGAAAAAATAGTACCTAATGTTCATGGATATAGAACGCGACACACAAAATTTATAATATGTTTGTATAGGGAAATTCATGCGGTGTCTGTGATATCGTCTCTATACTGTGTCAGCTTCGATTGTTTCATTATTACAAACTTGTGCTTCTGAGTCATTTGAAATATTATGTATTTCTAAGAAGCATAAGCAGAGGTGAGGGGAGACACCGTGTCCTTCACCCGAGATGAAAATTCTTCAAATTTTAGTGGAACTTTTCTAAAATCAAAAGTTTTGGTCTCTAAGATTTAGTAAATTTATCCCCCTCATTAAAATTCCGACTCCACCTTGAATTTAAGGTTTCTGATAAATTTGGAGATTAGTCAAGTGTTTTAGGTTAAAGTATACAGTTATTTCTTATATCTTCTTTTGTTATGTTAATTCAAGTATTCAACTACTTCTGACAGATATCGCTCcactcaaaatttaacatttgattttGCAGACTTTTTTTATTGCTGCACTCTTGGCCATGCAGTATGAGAAAATTCTGGTGTGAAGTCCTCTTGATCTCTTTTGCCCTGTGCTTACCCTTTTTTGTTTGTCTCAATCTTCATTATGCATCTGCAAGTATGAATTATGCACTTTTACTCAATTCCCATATGCATGAGCTAGTCTTGAATCTGAATTATGGTTTGTTTTTGCTTGCATATAATGGAAGTGTTTTGTGCTGCTAGCATGTACCTTGAAAATTGATGGTGTAAAAATAAGTTTCAGAAGTTGGCTCAGAAATCTTGAACTTAGCTTCATCTCTCAATAAAGAGGAGACAACTCAGTTCAATCATTTGCTTTGATGGGGTCAAAGACTAGAAAGGGATCACACATATTTGTGAATAAGCTGATGTATTAGTGTCTCCAAACATATAGAAGTAACCAGTCAATGCAGGAAGATAATTGCTTGAATGCATGATCGTACTGCTCAATGCAAAAGCTGTTGAAAGCAAAaaagaaatgaaaaagaaaatcaagtgtccCATATTTTGAATGTCATCTTCCCTCCTCAATTTCTGTGCCGCTGAGTATAATTTAATGAGTTATTTGTGGTTCTGTGATATTGAAAACTGTAGTTTTGATAATTAAGTTCACCTCACCCATATGGAGCACTTAAACAGGGTTAATCTTTATGTGAATTGGCTCATGGAGTAGTAGCGTTCTAAATCCACAGAACTTCATGCATGTACATTATTTTCTTTGAATCATTAGTTTTTATGATAGAATTTGACAGAGAATTGTTCTTACTTCTATTAACTGTGGACAGGTCCTCTTGGGATCAATGGGTGCTCTATCACTTATGACTATCCTATCTGTCATAATTGGTCGGATATTTCACTCGGTGCCCGCTCAATTTCAAACAAGTAAGCAGTAGCTCTTACACATACACTCCCTCCCCCAACACACATATCAAAGGATATATGTGGAGGAGGATTGTGCCTAACCTCTGGCAAAATTAAAGGTATCAGTGTGTAAAATGTTGCCAGCATAAATATAGCGTGATTGAGGGATTTATGAAGGAGCAACCAAGCAAGTAAAACGTGGAAAGCCTGAATTTTCTTATCGATGGAAAAGATTTAAAAACTTGTGAATGCACAAATTTGTTGATGGTGTAAGCTCAATAAAAAGGACTCTAGTTATCAAAGATAATATTAGTTTTAAGAAATTCTTGGGGatatttaattttcttaatGTCCGTGGTGCAGTTCGGCGTCAAACTCCAATTTTTTGTTCATTCCTCTCATTTGCAATCTGAACTACAGCATGTTCTCTGCCAAACTTGTCCGGTGTCTTTTCCATTTGTTTTCTCATCTTTGCAACTCAATCGTTCCATTTGCTGGTGTAAATTTCTTGCTCCTACAAATGAAAATTGAAATGTGACAATTGCTAGATATTTAACTAAATTTGCATCAATTATAACTTGAAACTGAGCTAGATCACTCACCGACATGAAAATCTCTTTTGTCTACCATCCTATACTTCTTGCAGAAATGGCTACTGATAATTAGTTATTACATGAACAGCCTTGCCAATTGGAGAATATGCTGCAGTAGCCCTACTGATGTTCTTTGGTcttaaatcaattaaacatgcatGGGACCTTCCATCCACAGTAGCCAAAACTGGTGAtcaaggcaacaaagaatctgATGAATTTGCCGAAGCTGAAGAACTTGTTAAGGAAAAGGTGATTCTCCTGAATTGGAACAATTTTTTTGCTTCTATTTGAGTTTCCGTGAACATCTTCTACCTTTCGACATGTATGCAGGCGTCGAATCGTCTTTCAAATCCGCTTGAGGTTCTGTGGAAGTCTTTTAGCCTTATATTCTTTGCTGTAAGCACTTCTTTTTACCAATCAAATATTTACCGTGACAGTGAATATATAGTTATTTTTCCCAAAGGATATCAACTTTCTTAAAAGTTGAAATCAATGTAAACCATTCAAATGTTTGAGATGGTTCatttttaattcattattttccgACTCTGGTTATGCGTGTATTGGTGCCAAAACAACTCTACCTCCGTTCATTGAAGGAATTTGCAAGActgaaatttcaattttatcAAAACAATGctaaatttgaaaaagaaaaacagaGAAAGAAAGGTTAATTTCAAGTCTTTGCACGCCTTAGTTGCAAACTTCTTCGTATATGCTATTTGTGTCTTATCTAAGTTCCTCACAGGCGCCTCTAAAATGTGCTAAAACCTTCTTATATGTTCCCACTTTGAATTCATGTTTAGTTGCTTTTACTGCAATATTAATCTAATACGCTGCTTTAAAGTTCTTACTCTGTCAcctttaaatatattttctccTATTGACAAAAGTAAATGGAAATTTTGACTGATTGCATTGCGTCTTGCTTGTAGGAATGGGGAGACCGTTCGATGTTAGCTACAATAGCCCTCGGTGCAGCTCAGGTATAAGCTTCTTAAACTATCAGTTGAAGTTTTACTATGTTGTGCTCCCCAAAACTCATTATACCAATAATATTTTCTCAAATGTAGTCTCCATGGGGCGTGGCAAGTGGAGCCATTGCAGGACACTTGCTGGCAACTTTAGTTGCAATAGTTGGAGGGGCGTTCCTATCCCGCTACATTTCTGAaaaattggtaaaaaaaaaatcgtctTAAAAAATTGGTGATATTTTTTACATGCTATTAACCATTGTGACTGGATCAGGTTGGATTCATTGGCGGGGCTTTGTTTTTAGTTTTTGCCTTTGCCACATTACTTGGAGTCTTTTGAATCTGAGCCGTTGCAATACCTAGAGTAAAAGAGATCGGTGAAGGGGACGATTTCTTGGTATCAGCTACACCGTTAGCGTTGAGATCCGGATAGTTTTGATTTAATTGTGTAGCAGAAACACTAGCTTCCGTAGCAAGGCTCGTTTGTTGCAGGACTAACGTGCAAACAGGGACGTTTACGGTTATAGAGTTGAGATTCTTGAATTTAATGGAGTTTTTTGAACCTGAAAATTTACCTGCATGTAATCTGAAAAGGACTGGTTTCTTCGCAACATTGACGTGTTGTGGTGTACCATTTTACAATGTTCCCTGAAGTTCGATTAATTGAATGATGATACCCTTTAATTTTTGATGAATTTTCTATTTATGCAATCGCTCTCTTTTTGAACTGTATACGTAATGTGCACGTTGCACATGCTAGAGAAAAGATGTTTTTGCACCAAACAAGCTTAACATCATAAAAACTAATGGGATTTTCTAAACATTTCTACATTGTTGGTTGTACTTGATGTGGCATAAAATTCCTTCGAAGAAAAGACATTTATAACGTGAAATTGGTCAGAGAACGCAAGGAACTTATTTCAGCAGCTAGAGGTCGATTACACAAACACTAAGCGAGAGGCAGAtaatattattgatatgtacCTGGAGTCCGTGTAGCCTCCGAACAAGGGATTAATACATTATATTAGAATCGTATACGGACAAACTATACCGATTCATACAAACCCAGGCCAAAGCTAATATCTAACTGCAAACATCAGAAGGGCAAGTACCTGTAAATTACTCTTGCACAAACCATATTAACACATCCAGAAGCAACCTTTTCAAGCTTTGATTTTGAATCTTCCCACCAGCTAACGAGCCAGCAAAAGATTGTTGTTATCTCCCCACTGGTTGGGAAGCTAACAAAAGATGGTGATCCATGGGTGCCAGATTTTAATCCATACACAGGCAAAGGGTAACTGGAGCAAAAACATCAGCTCCTTCTGCGATGTTTGAACGTGATGAAATTACAGTAATTACCTTCTTCTGCCATAGTAAATGCCAGCACCTGAATGATACAAATGTCGATGCCTTGGCCCAGAAGTCCTATTTTGTCCATCCAACATATTGCCTCGGTTCACAACTCTGCCTCCACTTTGAGTCCAACTTTGTGGTTGTGTCCCTCCATGGAGTTCCTCTTCTTCTCTATCATTGTATTCTAAAACGAGCCGTTTAATGTCTTGTTTTTCTTCAAGCTCAGCTGCCTCTTTCTGTTTGGTACCCTGAACCAAGGAGCAATCATGGGGAATATACATTTGTTTTGTCTGTTGCTTGTTCCCACGCTTCACGAGAACTTTCACCCGCACCTCCTTAGTTTCTCCAGTTCCTTCATCAGTCGTCTCGCCACTTTCTCCTTCGATTCCTCTCCCGTGGTGTTCCCTAGTGGAACCCTCAAACACATTCATTGGCAACATCATGTTTATCGCTGGGCGAGAACGCATTTCCAACTTTCTCGAATCCAAGCTTTCCTGCTCACATCCAATACGTAACTTTTAGAGATGGGATGCGCCTATTGTTCATTTATGCATATACACTAGTGAACAAGTGGGTAGAACTTTTAAAGCTTCATCTCGTTTGCATTGTTACTAACACTACTGGGAATGCATAATTGAGAGTTAAAAAACACTAGTTTGAAACAGTACCTGCATTAAAGCCCGCAGTTCTTGATCAAAATCAGCCACCTCCTGAGGGTCTACCACTGCCACCTTCTGCCTGACATGTACCTCATCATCTTCATCTGAAGCAGGATCGCCTACTTCCTCGTAATCATCCTCACTTTCACAACCGTCATCTTGATTTTCTCCATCGGATTCTTCATCATCATGATCAACATGCTCGACAGTGTCGCTCCCAGAATCGCTATCCGTCTCCCCAACAATTTCTTGGTACAAATCATCATTTTCCTCGGTGCCATTAACAAGATTTTGACCATTCGTGGATAAAGAACTAGAACTCGTCCTGCTATGAGGTTTTTGTGAGTCTGAATACTTCTCATTCCGAGCCTTCTCTGATGAAACTCTATGTTCATGCTCTTCAAGTTCAATTAGAGCGTTATTAACCTCCTCCAACGATGAGTGTCGAGTCATCTTTGGGCGCAAATCAGCAAACATATCCTGAAAAAttctcaatttataaagtgagaTGATAAATAAGGAATGAAAGAAAGGTAAAGAGGACTAACATTTCTAACTTGTGTGCTTCAGTAACATCAGAAAAATTCTCTAAAAAGAAAGATTAAACTAGAACCAGTTTCACATTAAATATTATCGTATGCACATCGGGAATAATCCATACAACAGTGGCCCCAATAGTAAATCACATAAATATGTAACCCAGGGGCCAATAGAGGGAGGGAGGAAGTATTAGACGTGCTCTCGGGTCTATGATTAAAAAAAGGTATTCCCAGACCTTTTGCATTTCCATAGTTTGTGTTTCTATCATACAAGTCCCGCATGGCAATCTGAGAAATGCAACTATTCTGGTTGACATGATATCTCACATTGTCAAAATGAAGATATAGCCAGAAAAGTAATAATGTCAGGATACAGACCTGCAGGTCAAACTCAATATCCAGGGGAATggaacctttgctcaatatgtaTCGTTGAAAATGAATCAAGAACCGATCAAGCTTTCTTTTCGATGAACCTCTATCAAAATAATGCCCACATGTCTGGAGAAGCGTGATAATTATTCTTATACGAAAGCAGTCCTCTGGAGGATCAAGTATATCTTGCTGGTATCATAACAATAAAGCCTCTCATCAGATAAAGTTAAAATCCAATCTAATACATCTGTAGAGGGACAATGTTAGTTAACCATGAAAAACTGAATTATTGAAATGCaataaaacataaatcatgTTCAATATTAGATTTTGAACATACTCACAAGCAATATTAGCTATAGGGAAGAACATCGGATTATAAATATTTCCACATTCAAAGGAGAGATATGGCAGCAAAAGAACTTCATGCCCACAGATTTCACTCTCCAACACTCTGAAATGTTCCACTTACATAATAGTCGAGTAAATATAAGTGTACATGTGAAGAAAAAAGTTGTGACATGTTAATCTAGATTTTTGCTGAATCAAATCCAAGACACTatcaattgcatttttattaaACCTTCCTAGTTTTATGCTGTAAGAAATCTAACCAACTGTGTAATGATTAGTGAGTTGGGTCAGAGACCAAATAACAAACAAATGCTTATAGCAAAATAGGCCTTTGATCAGAAAATGGACAGAAATTTTGTAATGTCTGTGACAGGAATCAAAGAAGAACTAAACCTGTAACAAAAGGAAATATAGATGCACCAAGCGTAAAAAAGACATGGGAGACTGACAATTCCAAAACTCCGCAACCATACCTCCATAGTTCCATGCCCAAAATCAAGAGTAAGATAGAGCGTATCAAAAATAACAGATGAATCTACAAGTTCATAGTTGTACAGTTCGCCCAAGAACCGCATAAATGCAACACGTTTTTGCTGCATTCCATAGTCATTCAACTCCAACCCTAGCCTGATTTCCTCCAAAACCTGAATGCAAAATAGAAACAGCATAGTTTATTATAATTCCTACCAACTGAAATCTCTGCAACAAAGTTATCATTCCACATTAAATACAAGAGATGCCATTGCATTCATACAAACTTTCCAAAACAAAAGGCGGCACCAAAGAACAAACCTCGTCAACGACAGAAACAGCAAAATCTTCATGATATCGACTCAGACCAGCAGTAAGTGATGCAATCAAATGAATCTGGCTATATTTTCCCTTGTGAACCTTCAAAAAACACTTCAAAAGATATTCTTCACATTCACTCCAAGGCAGCTTACGTAACTGTCTTAGAACGTTCTCAATTGAAAACTTGTCAAGATCTGAGAAAAGAAGCTTCCTGATATACTGCAAAATACATCACATACGAGGTAAAAAACCCACTGTCCGGTCATATAATGTGGAAAATCCTAAGATATTTATAGATTAAATATACCTGATGCAAAGGAGGACGGACTTTTGAGATTCGTGCAGATCTTTCAGGTGGTTTGCACAAATAATAAGCATTTTCCACCAAAGTACTCTGACGGGGATCCaagtttttgacatttttcaaGCGCATTAGTATCTCTAACATGTTTGACATCCGCATTGTGGTCTCTGGTGACCGATAGAGAAAGCGACCACATGTCTCAAGCAGATTGCAAGCAACATCGACGTTGTGGTGAGTGAAATCGTCCAAACAAGCCTGAGGTCAGCAGAA from Primulina eburnea isolate SZY01 chromosome 6, ASM2296580v1, whole genome shotgun sequence encodes:
- the LOC140834996 gene encoding regulator of nonsense transcripts UPF2, translated to MEHAEEIGGEHHEKHDDDGRHDDEEANARLEELKKSIEAKMALRQSNLKPERPDSGFLRTLDSSIKRNTAVIKKLKQINEEQREGLIDELRGVNLSKFVSEAVTAICDAKLKAADIQPAVQICSLLHQRYTDFAPSLVQGLTKVFAPGKSVEDLDTDKNSRSMKKRSTLKLLLELYFVGVIEDCSVFINIIKDLTSTEHLKDRDATQTNLSLLGSFARQGRFLLGLPLTGFDILEEFFKELNVTADQKKFFRKIFHTYYDASVELLLSEHALLRQMEHENAKILNAKGELNEEHASSYERLRKSYDHLSRGISSLAEALDMQPPVMPEDGHTTRVTSGEEVLSPVSSKDSSALEALWDDEDTKAFYECLPDLRAFVPAVLLGESEPKLNEQSPKAQELPTDLASESEKDQISTLENPEVSSESEALADDKEGKEKDKQDKDTEKGKEPEKEKGKEKDSERRGENEKDKVKGLDGTNLEALLHRLPSCVSRDLIDQLTVEFCYLNSKSSRKKLVRALFNVPRTSLELLPYYSRMVATLSTCMKDVSSILLQLLEEEFNSLTNKKDQMNIETKIRNIRFIGELCKFKIAPAGMVFSCLKACLDDFTHHNVDVACNLLETCGRFLYRSPETTMRMSNMLEILMRLKNVKNLDPRQSTLVENAYYLCKPPERSARISKVRPPLHQYIRKLLFSDLDKFSIENVLRQLRKLPWSECEEYLLKCFLKVHKGKYSQIHLIASLTAGLSRYHEDFAVSVVDEVLEEIRLGLELNDYGMQQKRVAFMRFLGELYNYELVDSSVIFDTLYLTLDFGHGTMEQDILDPPEDCFRIRIIITLLQTCGHYFDRGSSKRKLDRFLIHFQRYILSKGSIPLDIEFDLQDMFADLRPKMTRHSSLEEVNNALIELEEHEHRVSSEKARNEKYSDSQKPHSRTSSSSLSTNGQNLVNGTEENDDLYQEIVGETDSDSGSDTVEHVDHDDEESDGENQDDGCESEDDYEEVGDPASDEDDEVHVRQKVAVVDPQEVADFDQELRALMQESLDSRKLEMRSRPAINMMLPMNVFEGSTREHHGRGIEGESGETTDEGTGETKEVRVKVLVKRGNKQQTKQMYIPHDCSLVQGTKQKEAAELEEKQDIKRLVLEYNDREEEELHGGTQPQSWTQSGGRVVNRGNMLDGQNRTSGPRHRHLYHSGAGIYYGRRR
- the LOC140834995 gene encoding protein PAM71-homolog, chloroplastic-like; translation: MQLLAFQVPRVFVASRNVSKNELSPKFAYINSPPFPPSLIAKKFAQSSSSLCYREAPQLCVGSRTIKANSLNVGTGSGGYEENQEHRKESFSSGGAHINPSSKIEASPDRIPYPISIALVLFVCGLVFLLIAFGRGPSSILPAIAKSGFTAAFSLIFVSEIGDKTFFIAALLAMQYEKILVLLGSMGALSLMTILSVIIGRIFHSVPAQFQTTLPIGEYAAVALLMFFGLKSIKHAWDLPSTVAKTGDQGNKESDEFAEAEELVKEKASNRLSNPLEVLWKSFSLIFFAEWGDRSMLATIALGAAQSPWGVASGAIAGHLLATLVAIVGGAFLSRYISEKLVGFIGGALFLVFAFATLLGVF